The genomic stretch ACTGGTAATTCTCTATTATGTTGAACTTATTCCTCTAGGTAGGGTTtgttataaaaaaataaaaataagaaacaaaaaaaataaaaaaaaaccagtTAAGTTTTGAGGATTCGTTTTGCTTAAAGTGAAagctaaaaaaaaaattttctttctttcttgtttgtttagttagacaatttataatttatttattactCTCTTTATAaaacaattctttattgtatattgtattgtattAGTTAAAAGTATGAGAGAGAAACATTGCtttcttatttttaaaGTGTGTAGTAGTAAATGGGGGcaaggaaaaaaatttttttttatgactaagaaataaaagaaattgaacgacacaaaatgaaaaaagaCCGTCACCGGCAAGAAATTAGTTCCATTCCGTAAATTTTTGTCTGAATATAATATGTACCACATCTTATTATTGTCTGTCGCAGACTTCCAATGAATTGAGCTTAGGTTAGTCCTATTGCAccattttttaaattgtgTTTACTACCAGAGGAGTTGTCACAAGTTGTCTTTCAACAATaagaaatatatatatgctGTCTCCAACAATTTATTTGAGACCTGATGAGTAAGCAATTATTCTGAAGTGTATTGTTTGTTCGAAGGCTACTGAAGTAGAAACTagacaacaaacaaaatagaATATGCCAACAGTGGAAGTAAATCAAAGGATTCAATTTAGTACGACAATAGTCTAGAATGAAATATGACGGTACCCAGCAAGGACATTGTTAATAGTAATGGCAAGAGCACAGGACAGCACTGTGTCCTTAGGATCAATGAAACACTCTTGTCGTTGTGTTTTAAATCTTGTGTTTATGCAACACAAAAGGTGTTCTAAACCATCAATTTGTAATTAAATTCTAtcctgttgttgttgcacTCGTGTGCTGTATCAACTATTGTCTCAAATTCAATGCCATCTAATTGTTGACagttttaataatgaaaacaaagagCTGGAAGGTGTTTGGGGTTGGTTGTTGCAATGCTTACTTTTATTGTTTACCAAAGTAAACTTCTGATCGTGTGATCAATTATTGGTTTGTGCCTTGGTTACTAGAGAGTAAAAGGGTATGATGTAGAACGAGTCAATTTccaaatgatttaattggCTCGTAACTGTTATTGATTAGAAATTGTTCTAGCACCAGATCTTTCCAGCCTTTCCTTCTCCACTTTATTACAATTGATGACATTAGTTTTTTTGCTTGTAAACCTTTCTGTTTAACACCGACTATACACAACTAATTTGTACGCTAGATCAGACTATTTCATGTTAGTTGCTTTGTCACACTGGCATTCGTCAAAAGCAGATATATAGCCACGTTGATTTCTGCCACCCCCCAATATTTTGGAATGTTAAATATGCCAGATCTTTTGATTTGGGATTATCTATTTCTAGGCAAAATCtatgaaaattgaaaatcataatataataaatctttCCATGTTAAGCAGAATCTTCAACTAATATCTTACAAGACAAGATGTacaaatattcaaataatactaTTTTTATTGATCCACTCTACCCATACATCAATAAAATGGtatactattattattttcgtggaaaaagaaataaattagtttgaaaattagtgaaataacaacaaacacTCTCTatataataacaacacGAATAATTTATGACTGCATAACTgatcattattaaatttacaTTTACGCTTTACTTATTGTTTCTAATAATGTGGAAGAAAAACCACCTGTTTTTCcctttattaatttaattcaatttaaattttcaattgcgcaaatctttttcatcagTATTACTTCTTAATTGGTTGTTCCCCCAATATCAATGCAAGTATTACCGTGTGCATTAGGACTTGAGTAAACACCCCTTTAAAACAATACACTAATTACAAATATTACTAAATTGGCTACGTTGCTACagaaatttgtttcaaaaatgtGTGAAAACACTTTATATGTACACTTATATAGCTACATACCCTGAAAACTTCTGGTGTATCAGCACATTTACTTGGCAATGGAATCTGTTTTGCTAGCAgtgttgctgttgctgttatTGCTGTTATTGCTGTTATATTTGTTGTATCTCCTATTGTAATGGTTTCCATAAGTTTGTCCACTATTGCTACCTGTACTGCCACCTGTTGTAGAACCATTAGCACCATTACTAGCAATAGacttttctctttctctttcattATCAGCATGAATTCTATAATCAAAACTAACACCAAAAACTCTTTCATTAGAACCGGTATCAATAGTTTCAACACAATCACTACCTtgattaatcaaatcacaTTCACGAATGACACGTAATATTGAATCAcaaataattcttcttgCTTGGAATGAAGTCAACTTTTTGGTTTGGTCCTTTTTTCcgaaaaaatttaaatttgaattccATAAACTTAtaatatcttcatctttacGAACACTCAACACTAATCCACAaatatcatttaataataattcttgaatTTCACTAGAATTCGAATCAGGAATTAAAGATCCCGTTAAAGTCTTTAACACTAATCTTTCCCAAATTAAACTTGTTCTTTTCCGGAACAACTCTTGTTTATTACTCTtcttatcattattattataccCATCCATGATTTTTCTATTAAAACGGAAAACCCATCTACCTCCTTTGGAATTTATTGGATCTTCCCATACAGGATTCACACcagttttgaaaattaaaaattcagTGCCAATATTCAATGTAtatgtttttttaattgatgaaaaactACTCCATAATTGTTCTAAAGAAGCAATATGATGGATTGGGTTCCCAGTAGAAAAGTCAATAAACTCCAATTCATTAGTGGTCTGTAAATATGAATCGACTCCAAcactttgttgttgttgttgctctGGCAGTTGTTCTTCAATTGACTCTTGTAATTCTTCGGATACTTTTTGTCCttgttctttctttttatttcttgaatGATACCATATGGTCCAACAATAAGGTAATGTATGATGCGACTCTGGAACAGAAGCTAATGCCTCTCGagttaatttttcaatatccaATTTGGGAATATTAGATGAAACGGTAGGAACAGAatatgaagatgaattgaattttctGGAACCTAAAATATTAGAGCGTGAAGTAGAAGTATTGGCAGTTGTAGTATTTGATGTAGTTGGTGATGATTCCAgtattggtgttgttggtgttgatgattGTGATGcaaatgatgatgttgatgaatcaTTGTTAGTTGTTTGATTCATTATTCTATTAAACAATGATTCTGCTCTCTTTAAATTCTCCGACATGATGAAATTAGTTAAAATGGACTATTATTTATgtataaaaaagaaagaaccCACTCTTATTTCTTGATCAAATAAGCTATTAATACAAGGggattgaaaaatataattgtaataaatTAGTAAGACAGCAAATTCAGTAATGAAATGATTTCCTCCCTTAATGCACTTTTATTTCAACACAAACGGATAATGCAGATAGAAGATTTGATCTTTAATGACAATActaatgaaataaaaaaaataatgtatatatacaagtggaagttgaagttgaaatatcaaatgattaatatataaataaaataaactaaTGTTAAATGTTAGGGGGAAAAACactgaagaaaaagatgtATGAAAagcaagaaaaattttcgGATTGTGAGAGGGATGATTAaatttgttcttcttctactaagattttcttttttttagtgtctctcttttctttaaaataaaaatttttggaaCCATCATCAGTCTTTGTTCTCTCATTCATTCATCCTATCGTAGTAGTAGTTAATCTTCATCTCTCTCCCTTTATAAACAAGGaagagaaaatttttttttttttcttcggTCCTCCATTTCCTCCCTCAGCTTATGTTGTTTATTgatagatttttttttgggcAATTATGcacaacaattttttttgtgattGGTTGCTAAAATATTCTCTACTTTAACACTCAACAATTCAAGTCAAGTTGAGTCAAGTCAAGTCAAGTCAagtcaattcaattcatacacacacatataCATAGAGTTTCCCCCATTATTTATTAAGCTTTACCGTAATAATGTAAATACCCACCCAATGTTTTACAACCATTGATATAGTTACTTACatctaatttttcattgattgaatGAGCACCATCATCACCTCTACCCATTGGCAAAAGTAAAACATCAACacccaattctttttcaaaagtcAAAGTAATTGGAATTGAACCACCTTCTCTAGTAAAATCAGGAACAACATTCCAAACATCTTGAGTTGCCTTGGCAGCAGCAGTGAAACTATCATTAAATGGATCAGAAACCCAGTAATTACCATCATGAATTAATTCAactttgaatttatttggtgagtttaattttttgaattcagAAGTTATATGTTGGAATACCAAATCGTCTAATTTTTTCGATTCGATATCTGGGACAGTTCTAATGGAGAATTTACCAACAACTTTAGCAGGGATAACAGTTTTGGCACCAGCACCTGAAAAGGCACCTTCAATACCATGTAATGAAAGGGATGGGAATCTCCATCTgtgtttcaaaatatctttCTTGTTGTCGTGTAATGAAGTTTGGGAACCACTAGCAGcatttaattcttcaactgaaaaatcaatactATCATATAATTGATCTTCTTTATCAGTCAAAGGAGCAACCATATCATAAACACCTGGAATCAAGATTTTACCACTGCCGTCAACTAAAGTAGACATCACTTTGATTAAATCTGTCATTGGTTCAGCAATAATACCACCAAAGATACCACTGTGCAAATCAGCACCAGGACCTTCaatgataatttgataGTAGTTACAACCTCTTAACCCATAAGTCAAAACAGGTTTGGTGGTACCTAACCAATAATTATCTGAAATAGTCACTTGATCGACTTTTTTAAAGTAGTTTTGTGCTTCCTTAGCGACAAGTTCATCCAATCCCAAGGATCCACTTTCTTCCATACcttcaaaacaaacaactaAATTGACTGGCAATTCCCAGCCCAATTTATTATGTGCTTCAATGACATTCAACCATCCCACAACTGGACCTTTATCATCAGTAGATCCTCTACCGTAcaagatttctttttccttatCGTAATGCATGGTGAATGGTTCAGTTTTCCAACCATCATCTTTCAAAGCTGGTTGAACATCATAATGACCATAAACTAAAACAGTTTTCTTGGCTGGATCATTGCCAAAACGACCTAAAACAATTGGAGGTAATTGTAAATTAGCATCTTGaactggtggtggttgagtacccaattctttcaattgaatatcaGTGAATCCcaaagttttcaattcatctaCTAAGAAATTGGCCATTTCGACAACTTTTGGTCTTAAAGATTCATCAGAAGATACTGATGGAATTGCAATTGCCTTTTGTAATCTTTCAATGAATTTTGGcttcaattcttcaatagtATCGAATAATGGTTGCAAAggtaatttttcatatgttgttgatgtcGACATTGTTTGTTGATGAGTTCTGGTTTAGTAATTATGAGTTGGTGATtggagaaaagaaagaaagagaaagtgTGAACAGAAAAAACTGAAACCAAGAAATGATGTTCTCTgtatctttttttcttctgtaacggaatttgaattgaagtGTCAAGGAAGTTTTCTTTGGCATTTAGTGTTTGCCGCATATTACTTTGAGTTCATGGTGGTGCGCAGGCAGGAATTACACACAAATCTTCGTGCCACACATCACAATGGCTAtacaaattcttcaataatgCCTCACAGTTCAGTATGGAAAGGTTTTCTTTGTGCAGTCATATGTGGCAAGTTGGATGAATCGAGCTTAGTTCTTATAAATTGCCATCCTTAGCCGATATTGATCATTGGAAATAGCTGTTAGACttgtagttttttttttgaagtaTATGAAATGGTCGAGCTACTATACAGTTCGTTAACATATAGTTTCCAGAATTGAATCAGAATACAGTGTTGACTTGATATCGAATCAAAATAAACGTTGTGACTATTTCCCTTTGTCTAGTTCATGATGGGTGTcgatttcaaaaatatcttATATGGCTCTACCTTAATTATGGAggtgaagaaaaaaattgataaacacGACGCGGTAGatgaaaccaaaaaaaaaaattgttagGGGATCTGCTTCTTAAAGATTTCCTACTCAAGCACTTAACTTCTTTATCAAATACTTTCAAAGTCAGGCTACCCCCTACAATGCCATATATGCCTGATAATGTGTCGATAATTTCATTACTGTCAGACTCTTCTGATGACGAAGACCCAGATATCATGACA from Candida albicans SC5314 chromosome 5, complete sequence encodes the following:
- a CDS encoding uncharacterized protein (Has domain(s) with predicted translation initiation factor activity, role in translational initiation and cytoplasm localization) — protein: MSENLKRAESLFNRIMNQTTNNDSSTSSFASQSSTPTTPISESSPTTSNTTTANTSTSRSNILGSRKFNSSSYSVPTVSSNIPKLDIEKLTREALASVPESHHTLPYCWTIWYHSRNKKKEQGQKVSEELQESIEEQSPEQQQQQSVGVDSYLQTTNELEFIDFSTGNPIHHIASLEQLWSSFSSIKKTYTLNIGTEFLIFKTGVNPVWEDPINSKGGRWVFRFNRKIMDGYNNNDKKSNKQELFRKRTSLIWERLVLKTLTGSLIPDSNSSEIQELLLNDICGLVLSVRKDEDIISLWNSNLNFFGKKDQTKKLTSFQARRIICDSILRVIRECDLINQGSDCVETIDTGSNERVFGVSFDYRIHADNEREREKSIASNGANGSTTGGSTGSNSGQTYGNHYNRRYNKYNSNNSNNSNSNTASKTDSIAK
- a CDS encoding metallodipeptidase (Putative metallodipeptidase; protein present in exponential and stationary growth phase yeast; Hog1-induced; Hap43-repressed; sumoylation target; Spider biofilm repressed), encoding MANFLVDELKTLGFTDIQLKELGTQPPPVQDANLQLPPIVLGRFGNDPAKKTVLVYGHYDVQPALKDDGWKTEPFTMHYDKEKEILYGRGSTDDKGPVVGWLNVIEAHNKLGWELPVNLVVCFEGMEESGSLGLDELVAKEAQNYFKKVDQVTISDNYWLGTTKPVLTYGLRGCNYYQIIIEGPGADLHSGIFGGIIAEPMTDLIKVMSTLVDGSGKILIPGVYDMVAPLTDKEDQLYDSIDFSVEELNAASGSQTSLHDNKKDILKHRWRFPSLSLHGIEGAFSGAGAKTVIPAKVVGKFSIRTVPDIESKKLDDLVFQHITSEFKKLNSPNKFKVELIHDGNYWVSDPFNDSFTAAAKATQDVWNVVPDFTREGGSIPITLTFEKELGVDVLLLPMGRGDDGAHSINEKLDVSNYINGCKTLGGYLHYYGKA